Genomic segment of Leishmania panamensis strain MHOM/PA/94/PSC-1 chromosome 20 sequence:
TATGTACAAGTCCAGGTGAGGTTGTCCCTTGATCTTCCAAtcgtgcgcctcctcgccgtcgatGGAGGCCACGAAGAGACGTGTCAACTGCGGGTTcgaggcgagcagctgcttcagcgtcCGGCTGTACGACACCACGGCCAGCGCCACGCCGTTCTCCACGAGGCACTTGagcaaggaaaagagacCAGGATTGACGGGTGGCGGCGTCATGAGTACCATCTCTGTCATCTCCGCCACCTTCGCATTCGCCAAGCCATACCGTGTCTCAACGATCTCGGCATCTTCCGGCGTGCCCAACTCCAAGTGCACACCACGACGCTGCAAGATGTGACCAATGCCACTAAACGAAATCTCGCCGTCCTCGCACTGATAGACGACCTTTTCGATAAACTCCTCCGGTGTGAGCGGCGGGATGGGGCGGTTGTGCAGTACCCGGTACGTATCGAAGAGCGTCTCCAGCGTCTTGTACCACGAGCGGTAGCTGTATTCAAGGAGGTTGTCGAAGAGGCAGTcggagagaagcaccacGCCGTCGAACTGCGCCACTTGGCTCAGCCTCGTACGCGGGATAGCAAGGTGCGTAATTTCGGGGCAGTGGCCAAACCCGGTGTGGAGGTGAATGCGCTCACCGCGGGCGCCGTGGATGAAACGCAGACTCGCACCGGAGAGGAGGTCGTACGTGATGTTCACGTAGTCCACCAAcacccgcagcaccgcgccgcgCCACTTGATCGTAAAGGAGTACCTCTCTACCCTGGCTGGAAGGATGGGGTTCACTTGCAGCCCCTTGTGAGAAAGTCGCACCCCGCCGCAGCCGAAGATGAGCCccggcagcgtcgtcgcaATCGCGCTAAAGTGCAGACCGCCCTCCGCGGAGTAGACAATGTTGTCGAGGTCAATGTTGGCCAaggagcgaagaagaggcatCGGCTGCGAGAAACTCGATCGCGCGCGGCACAGCGCGTGCACCATCACAAACAGCGACTCGGGTGAGTCAAACGTGCACAGTGGGAGGTAATACTCGAAGTTTTGCCGAAAGTCACGCTGGTCGAACTCGTCGGGGTAGAGCAGCATCCCAAGGAGCACCTCCGGCACATCGATGAGTTTGCGTCGGTAGATGTGGATGGGGTGGTAATTCAGGTGGAGAGGGTGCCTTGCTCGATCGTTGCCCCAGTCAAGCAAGGTGTCGAAGTTGTCATGCACCATGTACACTCCAAGTCGctcgtggcgctgcggcacgaCGATACCGTTGCCGAcagcctgcagctctgccatcTCATGCCGAGTCATCCCCAGCGAAGCAAAGACGCTattcagctgctcctcggtgAGATGTCCTTGTTGACGATCGAGAAACGAGAAGGCGGACGAGATGTGCCTCCGCGCGGAGATGTTGACGTAGAAGTTGCCCGAGGCATTGCTATTGTACTCATCCGTACCGGCTATGTTATCGAGGCGGAAGACGGTATGGTCGTCCTGCCACTCCCCACACTGCGGCCAGATGCGAGCCGACTCCATCATCAGttcgaggagcagcagccgatcCTCGGCCGGGATGTTCTCCGATGCATCATCGTAGAGGGCAATGAGAAAGCCAATCTCAGCGTTCACGTGGAATCGAGCATTGCTCACATTGGCGGGATGCGTTGAGTGCACTCCACTGATCGTTTTCAGCGGGAAGACGGCACCACGGTTCATAGCAAGGACGCGCGCATACTTGCGCGACTGCGGTAACATGTGGTATACGCTCTTCAGAAGCAGCAGGCATGCCTCCGGCTGGGTGAGGAGGTAGTACAACCCATAGTAAATGTATTCTGACAAGTTGAACAGCAGCCCGTCGCCGGCGGCCGAGAGTCCAGAGCGCGACAGCCCGCCCTCCAGTCCGTGGCTAACCATAAACATGCGGAATGCGTTGTACACAAAGGGGAGCGAGCTGCGGCTGGGACTCAGGTCATCCTGTAGTTTGACATCCGCGTCAAACGTCTTCCAGAACAGTTCGAGCGCAGCCCTCTGATCCGCAATCATCTCCTCGACCGTCGGCAGGgctcgcagccgctgctctgtGACTGCACGTTTGTGGCAGGCACGGAAGGTCAGCACAACACTATCCGGCACTCTCTCTGGTGTCAGCGTCAGCATGAATCGCTTCTTGATCACGTAAGACCTCTGCGCTTTGTTTGGGCTGTGAAAGGCGTGGTAGTTCCACGTGTCTGGTCGACGAAAGGCGGAAGTGTCCCTACCATGCCGGTCGCTTCTACCGTGCACCTTGCCCTCCTTATTGCTGTAGCTACTGGGGCCGTCCCGGGAGCCACTGGCGTTCACATTGTACAGGTCTCGCAAGAACGGCGATGTCGTATCGCTTTCGGGATCGCGAGCCCACGGTGTACTCTGCACTTCGGCTTGCAAGAGGTTATATCGGTCGCCGTAGTTTACCACGCAGCTCACCTCTGTAAACGTCGTCACCGCACTGTCCGAGGTCAGCGAGGACTGGCATATTCGGTCCATCCCTTCGTGGACGACATCCCAGCACTCCTGGTTAATGGAGATGAGCACGACAAGCTCGATCCGATAGTTCAGGCTTTCTTGGGGGCGGTCAATCGTGAGCGACTGatgcgtctgctgcgcccTGTCGGACATGCTATCCATACTAAAGCTGTGTGGCGCAGAGGAACTCATCACACCATTGTCCAAGCCGGcgttgctgacgctgccgacAGACGCTGGCGAACCTATGTCACTCAGTCGGAAGTCGGTGTAGCACACCTGCGCACCCCACGCACTCAAGTCGCTGAGTGCGACGGTGCGCATGTAGTTGGTGTCGAAGATGACGCCGTTATCGGCGCTCATGACGTCGGAGCACTTGCTGCGGTACGCACCGTCGTCGAGGTTCAGCTCTCGGTGCGGAATCGACGACAGTGTACCTGATTCACCGTCTAGCATGCAGTCGAAGTCGACCGTGCAGATACTCGCCCCCACCTGATTAGTGCGAGGAATGCCCTTGAACTCCCAGGTGTCCGTCGGCTCCTCGTGGTAGATGCCATTCATTAGAACCTCCGTCTTGAAGCCAACCCTTTCCACCTCGCTCAGGTGCCGCAGACCAAGGTGACCGTTGGTGCTGTACATGACGCTGTCAGTGATGCTGTTTGGCATGAAGGCGGACGCCTCGGTGCTCTGCACCACTGTTCTGCCCTCGAGACGGAAAATGGGCTTCTTCGGGACCTCGTAGTCCCGCGCTAAGAGGGGGTTCATGATCACCGCAGCCGGGGCAGAGaacacgcacgtacacacacaaaaagagggaaaggtgaTGAATCAGAAGGTATGGAGCCCCAAGCACGGCTCGAATAACGATCAAATCGACCGAGGTGCTGTTCCACACCCCACGCACCGACAGTGAGGAGAAGTGGGTGCAAAAAGCGTATACCTCGACGGAACACAGGTAAAGACGCGGAAAACAAAAATGCAACTACTCGTAATGCCTTGAAAAGaccagagagaaagagtagGGGTGTCGGGACGAGAAGGCTAGAACTAGAGagtgaaggggaagaggagaacaaaTCATCAACAGCGACAGAGCCCCAAAGGCACTAATATACGCAGGAGCGAAGGGGGACAAAGGGAACGAGCGTTAAGACGTAGCGacaaaaaagaagagagaggggggggagaaggtgaagacaTACGAGAAAGTGAAAGCGCCGCAGAAAGACAAGGACAAAAAGGCCgcacaaaggaaagaaaaaaaagagtcgCAGAGATCGAGCCGTGGTAAAGGTCGTCGAGCGTAAGCCACAGGAAGGGGATTATGCGCAAGAAGGGGTGGTGTTAGCGAAACTAGCTGAGGTATTTTGCTGTCTCTTTggagtggggaaggggaggtaGAGGGCGAGGGGACGGGATATATTTATATGTGGGTggatgtgggtgggtgggggggtgtCTTTTGTCTTTGTTAGAAATAGTACGGGTGAGGTCCTCGTTGTGTGATGGTTGCCACCCATAAAGAAGAAGGGCGAAGAAAATCCGACTGTGACCGCTGGAATGATAGTTACACTGTGGCTATTTTCCTTTCCACTGATATGAGGTGAGTCAAATGCGGAGGGGCGCAACAAGATTCCCCACCCCTCCAAAAGTCTGGCGCGGAGGGACAGAGACCTGTGAACTAACTCACACAGTCACCTGCGAgcgtgcacacacatgcaagcTAAtaaagacaaaaaaaaatgagcaGAGAAAGCCATGAggtgcaaaaaaaaaaaaaagatggtgggcacggagagaagggagaaggagaggagtaAAGGGTCGAGAGCCGGTGTACGGTCAAAGAATCAGCGTTGCTTCGGTGGAGATTCCGACAAGGATCTCACCGAAGAGGTTCGTTCGCAGTGCGGCACAACACCCCTCTCCTTGTGCGCGTCGCCTCTGCAGGAGGGCTCCTAATCAGGGCAGCAGTTGTGTACAAACGGAGCAGACGGGTGGGAtcggtttttttttccgccgTGCTGTTAAGGTGAATTCGAGCTCGTCAGGTTCTAGGCgttggagggaggggcagtGCAGAAGCTCGAAGCCGCGTGCTCTTCCCCAGGGTCagcgttttctctctttcttctcttcgttAGTCAccagtgcctcctccctttctcagGCCTTGGCTCTCGTGAGTTTGCACTACGCCTCCGCACTTTGGCACTGAGACCGAGTACAACACGGTGGCGACGTCAGCTGCCTGTGGCCAgacacgaagaaaaaaaaagaacgaacAAACAAAAGcgagaagacgagaaggaTAACCTCCGCCTGTGGCAAAATGAGGAgcggaaaacaaaaacaaaaatgcAGACAGACCAGAAGCACAAAGGGTGGGTAAAACCAGAACAACGGGCGACGAAGAACttaaagaagagagagaggggggaggggaaggaggtgcGCGGCAAACAGTCCACCTGTCTCCTCT
This window contains:
- a CDS encoding glycoside hydrolase, putative (TriTrypDB/GeneDB-style sysID: LpmP.20.1920) — translated: MNPLLARDYEVPKKPIFRLEGRTVVQSTEASAFMPNSITDSVMYSTNGHLGLRHLSEVERVGFKTEVLMNGIYHEEPTDTWEFKGIPRTNQVGASICTVDFDCMLDGESGTLSSIPHRELNLDDGAYRSKCSDVMSADNGVIFDTNYMRTVALSDLSAWGAQVCYTDFRLSDIGSPASVGSVSNAGLDNGVMSSSAPHSFSMDSMSDRAQQTHQSLTIDRPQESLNYRIELVVLISINQECWDVVHEGMDRICQSSLTSDSAVTTFTEVSCVVNYGDRYNLLQAEVQSTPWARDPESDTTSPFLRDLYNVNASGSRDGPSSYSNKEGKVHGRSDRHGRDTSAFRRPDTWNYHAFHSPNKAQRSYVIKKRFMLTLTPERVPDSVVLTFRACHKRAVTEQRLRALPTVEEMIADQRAALELFWKTFDADVKLQDDLSPSRSSLPFVYNAFRMFMVSHGLEGGLSRSGLSAAGDGLLFNLSEYIYYGLYYLLTQPEACLLLLKSVYHMLPQSRKYARVLAMNRGAVFPLKTISGVHSTHPANVSNARFHVNAEIGFLIALYDDASENIPAEDRLLLLELMMESARIWPQCGEWQDDHTVFRLDNIAGTDEYNSNASGNFYVNISARRHISSAFSFLDRQQGHLTEEQLNSVFASLGMTRHEMAELQAVGNGIVVPQRHERLGVYMVHDNFDTLLDWGNDRARHPLHLNYHPIHIYRRKLIDVPEVLLGMLLYPDEFDQRDFRQNFEYYLPLCTFDSPESLFVMVHALCRARSSFSQPMPLLRSLANIDLDNIVYSAEGGLHFSAIATTLPGLIFGCGGVRLSHKGLQVNPILPARVERYSFTIKWRGAVLRVLVDYVNITYDLLSGASLRFIHGARGERIHLHTGFGHCPEITHLAIPRTRLSQVAQFDGVVLLSDCLFDNLLEYSYRSWYKTLETLFDTYRVLHNRPIPPLTPEEFIEKVVYQCEDGEISFSGIGHILQRRGVHLELGTPEDAEIVETRYGLANAKVAEMTEMVLMTPPPVNPGLFSLLKCLVENGVALAVVSYSRTLKQLLASNPQLTRLFVASIDGEEAHDWKIKGQPHLDLYIRAAEKIHVDTSRCLVISHHLDRGFNAKEMSRFRMFIDVEDPFVSSRFPSSPYPTLTPEESQETGRYNPVVCRLKLSQIPSTIDELEDLVDGRSV